Genomic segment of Sphingomonas telluris:
GCTTCCCAGTCGAAGCTGCCATCACGCCCCTAGTGGCAGGAATGGGTCGAAAGCGGACATTGGCTAGCTGCCAGCAAGCGCGTCACGCAGCTCGCGAACTTGGCCGTTGAGCTTCGTCAACTGATCCGGGGTGAGGCCTGAGCGCTCCAGCAACGCGTCCGTCAGACAAACCGTCTTCTCATTCAGCGAGCGTCCTTTTGCAGTCAGGCTGACGATCACCTGGCGCTCGTCCTTGGGATTGCGCTCTCGCGTCAAAAGTCCGGCAGCCTCCAGCCTCTTCACCAACGGAGTGATCGTGCTGGATTCCAGGGACAGACGGTCAGCGATTGAAGAGACGGGTAGCCCATCCTGCTCCCATAATGTGCTAAGGACGAGATACTGCGGGTACGTCAGGCCGAGGGGGTCCAGCATCGGCTTGTAGGTGCGGTTCACGGCGATCGACGCCGCGTAGAGCGAAAAGCAAAGTTGGGAGTCGAGGGGGAGCTTGTTCGGCTTCATGATGGTTTCCGGTCACTTATATATTGCGATAAGTATTGTCTTGACAAGAGATTCCGTCGTGTAGTAGCGGACATTTATCGCGATAACTATTATCGTGCCCAAAAGGAGATTAGATGTGACCGACAAGACCGTAAGCATCGTCCTCGTTCATGGTGGTTTCGTCGACGGTTCCGGCTGGCAGGGCGTCCACGAGGTCCTCACCAACAACGGATACGAAGTGATCGTCGCGCAAAATCCGACCCTTTCGCTGGCCGACGATGTGGCCGTCACTCGACGAGCGATTGCTGCCGCAAAGCATCCGGTCGTATTGGTGGGCCACTCCTACGGCGGCGTCGTGATCACCGAGGCCGGAAATGATCCGAAGGTCGCTTCGCTTGCCTACATCGCCGCCTTCGCACCCGATGCAGGTGAATCAGTCGAAACGCTCATCGCCAACCCGCCGCCGGGTGCAGCAGTGCCGCCAATCCTTCCTCCCCAGGACGGCTTCCTCATGCTGGACAAGGCGAAGTTCGCCGGCTCCTTCGCCGCCGACGTTGATCCATCGACTGCCCGGTTCATGGCAGACTCACAGGTTCCCTGGGGCGTCGAAGCGCTTGCCGGCAAGGTGACGGCTCCTGCGTGGAAATCGAAGCCGAGCTTCTATCTCGTGGCGAGCGACGACCACATGATTCCGCCTCCTGCGCAGCGGGCGATGGCGGAACGTGCGGGCGCCCAGGTGACCGAGACGTCCGGCAGCCACGCGATCTACGTGTCGAAACCAGCTGAGATTGCCCGGCTGATCGAGCAGGCCGCTGAGCAGTCGGTCGAAGTTGCCTAAATCGTTGCGGGTGGCTGGCTTCGGCTAGTCACCCGCCTTTCGAAGATCCCTGATGGATGTTCCGTGCTGTCTTGTGGCGCGGCAGGTGCCTGTTCCTCGTCCCAGCGGCACGGACTCAATTGATTTTTGTATCGTGGCGGGGTCGGTTTTGGCCGGCTCCGGTCTTCCTACAACGCGAAGTGGAGAAACGACAATGTACCATACGATCGTGCGCCGCCAGGTACGTAAGATATTTGCCGGCCTCAGCCGGGGCGACTGGGAGTCCGCCTTGGCGGGTATGGCCGAACGGTTCGAGCATATCTTCCCGGGCCAGCATGCGTTGGGCGGGACGAGGCATACCAAGCAAGGACTGCGTGCGTGGTGCGCCTGTATAGCGTACATCCCGAGTTGCGGTTTGCGATAAAGCACATCGCTTCGAGTGGTGCCCCATGGGATACAACAGCAGTCGTCGAGTGGCGTGACTATGCAGTTATGGCTGATGGTGACAGGTCGTACGTCAATGATGGTGTTCACATCATTCGCTTGAAGTGGGGCAAGATCGTAAGCCTGCATCCGTATCTCGATACGCAGAAATATGCGGCGGCGCTCCACAGACTTGCCGGAACCGGATTTGTGGAAGCTGCAGCGTCTCCGATCGAAGATTGATCTCGGCTTGGCGCGGAGCGCGGATAAATCCCCCACGCTTCGCGCCGACTCACTTCTCAACCTGCAATGTCCGCTTTGGGTCGGAAGGTGCCACTACGTAAGCAACCGGGAATGAGTGGACCGCTGAATAGCAACCCAGATTTGCACGACGTGGCTCAAGCAAACTGCTATTTCTCTCGCCTTCGAGCAGCCTTGCAGAGGTTGGTCGCGGTGCCGGTAGCGTTGAGTGTCAACCTGAGCGGGAGGCGGCCATGGTAAAACCTGTGAAGTTCGCGCACGTCGTTTATCAAACGCGACGCTTCGATGAGATGATTGCTTGGTACCGCCACGTCTTCGAAGCGGAGGTGGTTTACCAAAACCCAGCTCTCGCTTTTCTTACGTACGACGACGAACACCATCGCTTCGCGTTCGCCAACCTGGACATCCTGAAGCCCGGGGCAACCTCCCGCGATGATCGCGGTGAGATTGGCGTCAACCACGTCGCCTACACATACCAGAATGCAGGAGAACTGCTCGAGACCTATGCCCGACTAAAACGCGCCGGGATCACCCCATATTGGCCGGTCCATCACGGAACTACGATGTCACTCTACTATGCCGACCCGGACGGAAATCGAATGGAGTTCCAAGTAGACGTCGGAACGGTTGAGGAGGCGACGGCGCTCATGCGAACACCGGCATTCGCGTCCAATCCAGTGGGCGTTGCGTACGATCCGGATGCGCTGCTCGCCCGCTTTGAAGGTGGAGAGCGAGGGGAGAGCTTGCTCGTCATGCCAGCCGGACCGCCCTCGCCGATCCCTGCGGCGCACGGGATGACCTGACCGAGCCGCCCCTCGATGGCAGCAATGGGTCGAAAGCTGCCACTACGCTAATGGCAAGAATGGGTCGAAAGCTGCCATTAGCACTGGGCCTTCTGCACCTTCATTTTACCATTCGGGCAGGCGCGTATCTGGAACTACGCCGCGCTGCCGCCAGTAAGCGGACAATCCGATTTCCTCGCACAAGGCGGCGAACCGGTCATCGTTTCGGACTCTGGCGAGTGGCGGCATGAAGAGCCACTGCGTTCGGCACCAGCTCGGCGAGTTCGCCACGAAGCTGCGCGGGACTATCGGCCGTTCGGCTACCAACGGGCCCTTACTCAACAGCAAAGCGTTGATGACCGCGAATGAGGCATCGATCTCGCCAAGTTGGGCGAGAGCCATTGCCGCGTAAGTCGCCTGGCCGGGATTGAGCCGCGCCGCGGCAACGTTGGCCTCTCTCGCTCGCGCAACGCGCTCTCGGCTTGGGTCAGCGAAGGCATCAAGCGTTGGAAGCCATTGCGCAAGACGAACAGGATGCGCGTTTTCCGCCGGGCCAACTGCTTCACGAAGCATCGCCTCCGCGGCTCCCGTCCGCCCCGTGAACGCCAAGATCATGAAACGGGCGTTCCATACGAGGGAGTGCCTCGGCCACAGTGGCAGCAATCGCTCGCTGAGGCTGAGCGCTTCCTCGTTTCGTCCAGCCGTCCAAAGCCGGAGGGCCCGGCGCCATTGCGGCGTCGGCGAGGTCGGCGCCAAGGCTGCGGCCTGCTCATTGACCGTCCAAGACTTGGATGTTCGGCCTGCGGCCTGCAGAAACGAGGTCAGGCTGCCCAGCACGTGCACGTTAGTCGGAAACGACCTCCGCAGGGCTTCCAATCGATCCTCCATCTGCGTCCACACGAGGTTGGCGGCTCTGATGTCGATCATCGCCAGTCGAGCATGGGGTTCATCAGGATCCAGCTTCAGCGCTGCCCTCGCGGCCCTCTCTGCCTCGCCCAGGGTCTCGCCTGCGTCAGAGCTTCCTCCGTTGTTGGCGCGTGTCTCCTCGGCCAATGCTAGCAGGCCCAGTGCCTTGGCATTGCCCGGATCAATCTCGAGTGCAGAGCGCAACGGCGGCACGGCATTCCCCGCCTCAATGGGAACCGCGTCCCGCAGTAACTCGTCTCCTCGGTCGGTATATTGCTGCGCCTCGGCAAGGCGCTTGTTCATTGTCGCGCGCCAGAAAGCGATCCCGCCGAGGGCAAGTACCGAGCAAGTCCCGCCAACCAGCACTGAGCGGCGGTTAAGTGACGGCTTGAGATCACTGTCCACGGAGTCGGCGAGCAGTCGGTATCCAACTCGCGGAACGGTTTCGATCTCAACTGCACCGTTGCTGGTTCGTTCGAGAGCCTTCCTTAGGCTTCCCACGAGCCGATTGAGACTGTCGTCACCCACCTGCGCGTTGCCCCAGAGGTGATTGAACAGTTCTCGTCGCTGAAGCACTTGTCCCTTGCGGTCGATGAGGTGCAGCAACAGCTGCAGGACCAGCGGCTCGAGGGACGCCTCGCCGCCCGGACCGGTAATGCGACGGCGAACCGGATCGATGGTCAGTGCTGCAAGCCGGACGGGAAATGTCGCAGACGCGTTCACCAATCTCTCCCCTTCATCGGCAGATCATCGGCAACTCATCATGGTGCAATCCTCGCGCACCGCCAAGTCCTCCCTCGCAGCCAAACAGGAGGATAGAATGCGTAATCTCGTTCGAACCGTCGTCGCTGGTATCCTGCTTGGGACAGGTTTGCCGGCAAACGCAGATGTCTTGCCATTCACAGGCAGTGTAACCGGCCTAAGCGCACTCGTAGGCGCGGATGCGACCTGTGCGCCCCTACAATTTCGGTCGGTGATCGACCCGTCCACCACGAATGGCACGTCGTCGTTGGGCGACTTCACCTACGGTACCAGCACCTGTCTCTCGCTCGGAGGCGGAGCGTCGTTTGGCACCTTCATCATTGATTTTGGCAACGACGCCTTCAATGGAACTTTTGACGGAGGCTCAACGCCAACGGACACCGTAGGCATCAGCAACACTGCGTGGCTCTTCACGATTCTTGGAGGCACTGGCCGCTTCGAAGGGGCATCCGGCACTTTCAATGGCAGTGGCATTGCGGACGCCAGGACACGACCAACTCACGTCTCAATCGACTTCATCGGCAACGTGAATGCTCCGGCAGTACCCGAACCTACGACTTGGTCGCTGATGCTCCTTGGCTTCGGCGCGACTGGACTCGCAGTGCGCCGGCAACGCAAGCGCTTGCGTCAGCAGTTCGCATGATCAACTTCGGCGGGCAGTAGGTACGAGCCTGCTGCCGGTCACATCGGAGATGGAGGCAGTGACTCTTGCCGCATGTGGCGCACTCGCTTCCGCGCAGTTTGCCCGTTTCCTTCAGCCAGCATCCCCAGCGGCAGTGGAAGGATAACTATCGAGCCGCACGTAGTCCGGCTCAACTCTCCGACGGCGCCAGTATTCGACTAGGCCCACACCCTCGCACAAGGGTGTGAAGCGGTCGTCCCGTCGCATGGCTTTGCAGGGAGGCATGAACGAGGGCCGTGCGAAACACTTGCAGCTCTTGTGGGAGCTTCGTCTTCGGAGGGGCTCGCGCAAGCTCGGATTGGGATACGATCTACGCGGGTTCTCTCGATGACAGCTCACTTTTCGAGCCGCAAATGGCTATCTTCATGAAGGACCGAGCCCCATGGGCTCATGTTCCGGACGGCCGTTCCGTGCTTCGAGACACTTCCGGATCGCGCAGGTGACGCGTAACGGTGCCGCTCTCGGCTTAAGCTTCCAGTGCACGAAAGACGATCGCCTCGCTTCCGCCGGTGGCACCGCAGTTGGCGCTCCGCACAACTTCGGGTCGACCTGGAATCTTCAGCATCAGCAGGCTCGCGCCGGCATCGGTGCACCCTGGCGGAGCCCATACGGGTTCGTTCCAGAACTTCTGCCCCGACAAGACCTCACGGATCTCGCGCACCTTGTCTGGCCGCGCCTGCCGGACTCCCCCGGGCACCGCGAAAAGCCAAGTTCCGTTCTCGACGAACAGAACGGCTGCTGGCGGATCTGGGTACGTCCAGTCGGGGCCAACGCCTGGAGGGGGTGGTGGAAGCATCCCCTGATAATGCTTGGCGAAGATGTAGACGTCTGCCGCGAGCGCTCGCCGGACCAGCTGCTCGCCGAACCGTTGGCGGGCGCTCCACAGCAGATCCTGCTCGCTCGTTTGCCTGACGAGATCGGCGTTCATTCGCTGCTGCTGCGTCGGAGCAGACGTCGGCAACTCCCGCAATTGCGGACTGACCGGGGGCGTGGAGATCGCACAACCGGCGAGCACAAGTGCCATGGACGGTAGAAAAACTCTCACGGCTTTGCCGAACGCTCCGAATTCAAAGCAGTTTCCCTAACTCACTGAAAAGAAGCGGGAACCACGGACCGTAGTGAACGCTTAGACCCGAGAGCGGTGGCCGCCAGGAGGACACCACATGAAAAGTCTCGTTACAATCATCGGTGCGGGGATCATCTGCTCCGGATGCGTTGCCGGCCCGAACGGCGCGAATAATGCAGCAAATCGCACGGTGGTCGGCGCAGCCGCCGGCGCACTTCTTGGCGGTTTGGCAGGGGGTGCCGCGGGCAATCCTTCCACTGGAGTGGTGGTCGGTGCTTTGGCTGGCGGGGCTCTCGGCGCTGCAGTGAACCCTAACCAGGTCTTCCGCGCCAGAGACACGCGCGGATATTGCTACCTGGTCGACGAGCAAGGGCGCCCAATCTACGATCAACAAGGGCAGCTTGTTTACGACTATTCCAAGCGGTGCTGACGGATGACTCCGTTAATTCGTTAGTCAGAACAGATAGATAAGCTTCTCTAGCTGCATCCTGCGTCGCTCGGTGCAGTTGCGGCCCGGTTCGGCAACCCCCTTTCCGGGCCGCATCCAAGCCACAAGATGTCCAGATTCTGGGAGCGAACAGTGGGCCTTTTCTGGGGCATAATCCTGGGAGCAATTGTCGGCTGGATCGGCAGCCTTGTGACGCACGCCGCCACGTCCAGGGACATCTTGCTGCACATCGCCGTTGGGTTGCTCGGGGCGCTTGGGCTGGAGTTGCTCTTGGCGAACAGCGGCACCTTCGACAATCTCGCCGCCGCGTATGTCGGAGCGGTCATCGGGCTATGCGTACTTTGGGGTGTGAGGCGAGTTGCGAATCGAGGGCGCGGCTAACAGCTAATCGCTAACGGCGGCTTTGGGTGGAAAGCTGATTAGGGTCAGAGGTAGCGCGATACTGTGCTACTTGCGCTTCGCCTTCCGAGTTGGTGTGTCGGGGGCGTAGAGGATCAGGAAGGCCTCGGCGGCGGTTGTTGCGGCCTTGCGGATCTCCGCGGGATCGATCTCCTTGTCGATGCCGAGCAGTCGCCGGTCGAGCAGGTCCCATTCGTTGAGGCCCTTCCACTGCATGGCGGCGACCCAGGGATCGGCGCGCTTCAGCAGGCCTTCGTCCATCATCGCTTCGATGCGCTCGGCGAGGCGTCCCCAGGCCGGCCGAAGAGTCTCGTTGTAAAAGGTCCGTGAAATCTCCGATCCCTCCGGACGATTGGCCATCATCCGCATGTTGGCGATCGGCGTCGGCGACAGCAGACGGGTAAGGAATGCGATGCCGAGCTTGGTGAAGCTTTCCTTGAGGTCCTTCCCCGAGAAAAATTCCTGCATCAGCCGGTCCGACTGCTCGGGGACGTCGTAGTCGACGACCGCCTGGAACAACTCGTCCTTCGATTTGAAGTAGCCGTACAGCGTCGCCTTCGACCCGCCGAGGCGGTCCGAGATCATCGACATCGACGTCCGGTCAAAGCCGTTCTGCTCGAAGAGCTCGCTGGCGACCTTCACAATCTCGCGCCGCTTTTCGTCCGTTCTTACCCGCGCCACGTGCGCTCACTCCCTCCAAATACGAAACCGTACATTACAGTTCAGTTATCCGTTGACAAGGCCCGAATCATAAACTAAACCGTACAGTACAGTTACGCGACAAAAGGGACATCGTTATGAACGGCTTTCGGGCTGCGCGACCTGGTCGCGTGGCATTGCTCCTGCCTGTGCTTATGGCGAGCGCCTGCGCTTCGGTTCCGAACCTTGGAGCCAAGCCCGCGCCGCATAACGCCAGCGATTATGCTGCCGCGGCATCGATCGCTTCGACCGACGCTGCTTGGCCGGCGGACGGCTGGTGGCTCCGCTACGGCGACCCACAGCTCAACCGCCTGATGGATGAGGCGCTGCTGGGCTCGCCTGACCTCGAAGCGGCCGCAGCTCGCATGCGTACGGCCGAAGGCTTCGCACAGCGCGCTGGCGCCGCTCTCAAGCCGACGGTCGACGCATTCGCAGAGCCGGAGCTGGCCAAGCAGAGCCAGAACCAAAGCATCCCGGCATCCGCCATCCCGAACGGTTGGAACAGCAGCGGATCGCTCGGCCTTAGCTTCTCGCTCGACCTCGACCTGTGGGGCAAGAACCGCGCCGCGTTCCGCGCTGCGAACGCCGACGCGGACGCCGCCAAGTTCGAGCTCGACGAGGCTCGGCTGGCGCTGACCACCGGCGTCGCCGGAACCTATGCCGATCTGGCCTCCCTCTATGCGCAGCGCGACACTTTGGTGTCGGCGCTCGATATCCGGACCCAGACCGCGAAGCTCGTCTCGCAGCGGGTGAATAGCGGCCTCGATACGAACGCGGATCTGAAGCAGGCGGTCGCCCGCGTGTCCCAGGCGCGTGCGGACATCGAAGCGACCGACGAAGCGATCGAGCTGACGAAGCACGCGCTGGCCGCGCTGATCGGCGCCGGCCCGGACCGCGGTATCTCTATCGATCGTCCGGCCATCGGCCAGCTCCGCGCCCAAGGCGTGCCCGCGAATGCGTCCGTCGATCTCGTCGGCCGCCGGCCGGAGATCGCCGCGGCCCGCTCCCGCGTGGAGGCGGCCAACGATCGCATCAAGGAAGCGAAAGCTGCCTTCTATCCCAACGTGAATTTGAGCGCGCTGATCGGGCTGTCGTCATTCGGGCTCGGCAACGTGTTTTCCAGCGGCTCCGGAATTGGAAGCGTGGCCCCTGCGGTTTCTCTCCCCTTGTTCCACGGGGGTGCGTTCCAGGGCCAGTACCGCGGACGCCGCGGTCAATATGACGAGGCCGTAGCTCTCTACGACCGCCAAGTCATTGCGGCGCTGCGCGAGACTGCCGATGCCGTGACGAGCCAGAAGAAGCTCGTTTCGCGGCTGGCGAACTCGCGCAGCGCACTGGCCGATTTTGAAGAGGCGAACCGCCTCGCCCGTCAACGCTACGAGCACGGACTGTCGACCTATCTCGACGTGCTCAGCGCAGAAGAAGGCGTCCTCGGCGCGCGGCTCGACGTCGCGCAGCTCGAGACGCGCGCCTTCACCCTCGACGTGCAGCTGATCCGCGCCCTTGGCGGCGGATTCACGGCTGCCTGACCTGACAGAGACACAAGGGAGCAACACAATGGCTGAACGCGATCCTCACGTACTGCACGACGATCTTCACGGAGGCGGCATGCACCAGCCGGTGACCGTGGAAGACGCCGCACCCATCGTGGATGCGGTGCGCAAGAAGTCTCGCAACAAGGCCCTGCTAGGCGTAGCCGGCGCAATCGCCTTGCTTGGCGCAGGGGCATGGACGTTCATGGACAACGGACATGTGTCCACGGACAACGCCTATGTCGGAGCGGATTCCGCGCAAGTGACGCCGCTGGTGTCCGCGGCAGTCGCGGAGGTTCCGGTCGTCAACACGCAGGTCGTGCGCAAAGGGCAGATCCTGCTGCGCCTAGACGACAGCGATGCGCGGCTCGCGGTGGCAAAGGCCGAAGCCGAATATTTCAAGGCTCGGCGGCAGTTCTCGCAGACGGCCGCCAACAGCGGTTCGCTGGCCGCGCAGATTAACGCGCGCGATGCCGACATCGGACAGGCCCGGGCGCAACTCGCGTCGGCCGAGGCCAACTTCGCCAAGGCGCGCGTTGATCTTCAGCGTCGTTCCGAGCTTGCATCTTCGGGTGCAGTTTCGGGCGAAGAGCTGACGACGGCGCGCAACGCTTTCTCAACCGCCGAAGCGAACCTCGCGCTCGCTAAGGCAGGCATTGCTCAGGCATCCGCTACGAAGGGTGCTGCGCGTGAAAGCTGGGCGGCCAACGAAGCGCTCATCGCCGACTCCACTATCGACACGAGCCCGGAAGTCGCGGCAGCTAAGGCCAAGCTCGACCAGGCCCGGCTCGACCTGCAGCGCACGGTCATCCGCGCGCCCATCGACGGCGTCGTCACCAACCGGCAGGTTCAGGTCGGCCAGCGCATTTCGGCGGGCTCGCCGGTGATGACCATCGTCCCGATTGGCAGCGTCTACGTCGAAGCCAACTTCAAGGAGGGCCAGCTGAAGCGGGTCATGCCCGGCCAGAACGTCGAGCTGATCTCCGACCTCTATGGCGACGACGTCGTCTACCACGGCACGGTCGAAGGCTTCTCCGGCGGCACCGGCTCGGCATTCGCGCTGATCCCCGCGCAGAACGCGACCGGCAACTGGACCAAGGTCGTCCAGCGGCTCCCGGTGCGCATCGCGCTCGATCCGAAGGAACTGGCGAAGCACCCGCTGCGCGTCGGCCTTTCGATGGAAGCCGAGATCGACGTGTCGGGAGACGAATGATGGCCGCCGCGGAGACGTCGGCCACCGCGATGGGCAAGGGCACGCTCGTCCTTGCCTGTCTCGTGCTGGCCTTCACCAACTTCATGGTCGTGCTCGACACGACCATCGCCAATGTCTCGGTCGCGCACATCGCGGGCGGGCTTGGCATCTCGTCGAGCGAAGGGACGTGGGTCATCACGTCCTACGCGGTGGCGGAGGCGATCTGCGTTCCGCTGACCGGCTGGCTCGCCAAGAGGTTCGGTACGGTCCGCGTCTTCGCGGTCGGCATGGCCGGCTTCGGCGTCTTCTCGATGCTGTGCGGAATGGCCTGGAGCCTCGGCTCGCTGGTCGCCTTCCGCATCGGCCAAGGCCTGTGCGGCGGCCCGCTGATGCCCATCAGCCAGACGCTGCTGCTGCGCATCTTCCCCAAGGAGAAGCATGCGCAAGCCACGGGCATCTGGGCGATGACGACGATCGTCGCGCCGATCCTCGGGCCGATCCTCGGCGGCACTATCTCCGACAATTGGGGATGGCACTGGATTTTCTTCATCAACATCCCGATTGCCGCGATCTGCGCGTTCGGTGCGATGGTTCTGCTGGGCAAGGCGGAGACCAAGGTCGAGCGGACGCCGATCGACACGATCGGGCTGGTACTCCTCGTCCTTTGGGTTGGGGCGCTTCAGTTGATGCTGGATCTTGGGCGTGAGCACGACTGGTTCGGAAGCTCCTTCATCGTCGTTCTGGCCGTAACTGCGGGGATCTTCTTCAGTTTTTTCATGGTGTGGGAGATGTTCGAGCGAGAGCCCGCGGTGAACCTGAAGGTGTTCCGCTATCGCGGGTTCACAGTCAGCGTAACTGCGCTGGTGTTCGCCTATGGCACCTTCTTCGCGAGCCTCGTCGTCATCCCGCAATGGCTGCAGGGTGC
This window contains:
- a CDS encoding MarR family winged helix-turn-helix transcriptional regulator, which produces MKPNKLPLDSQLCFSLYAASIAVNRTYKPMLDPLGLTYPQYLVLSTLWEQDGLPVSSIADRLSLESSTITPLVKRLEAAGLLTRERNPKDERQVIVSLTAKGRSLNEKTVCLTDALLERSGLTPDQLTKLNGQVRELRDALAGS
- a CDS encoding alpha/beta fold hydrolase, which translates into the protein MTDKTVSIVLVHGGFVDGSGWQGVHEVLTNNGYEVIVAQNPTLSLADDVAVTRRAIAAAKHPVVLVGHSYGGVVITEAGNDPKVASLAYIAAFAPDAGESVETLIANPPPGAAVPPILPPQDGFLMLDKAKFAGSFAADVDPSTARFMADSQVPWGVEALAGKVTAPAWKSKPSFYLVASDDHMIPPPAQRAMAERAGAQVTETSGSHAIYVSKPAEIARLIEQAAEQSVEVA
- a CDS encoding nuclear transport factor 2 family protein, with amino-acid sequence MVRLYSVHPELRFAIKHIASSGAPWDTTAVVEWRDYAVMADGDRSYVNDGVHIIRLKWGKIVSLHPYLDTQKYAAALHRLAGTGFVEAAASPIED
- a CDS encoding VOC family protein — encoded protein: MVKPVKFAHVVYQTRRFDEMIAWYRHVFEAEVVYQNPALAFLTYDDEHHRFAFANLDILKPGATSRDDRGEIGVNHVAYTYQNAGELLETYARLKRAGITPYWPVHHGTTMSLYYADPDGNRMEFQVDVGTVEEATALMRTPAFASNPVGVAYDPDALLARFEGGERGESLLVMPAGPPSPIPAAHGMT
- a CDS encoding winged helix-turn-helix domain-containing protein, encoding MNASATFPVRLAALTIDPVRRRITGPGGEASLEPLVLQLLLHLIDRKGQVLQRRELFNHLWGNAQVGDDSLNRLVGSLRKALERTSNGAVEIETVPRVGYRLLADSVDSDLKPSLNRRSVLVGGTCSVLALGGIAFWRATMNKRLAEAQQYTDRGDELLRDAVPIEAGNAVPPLRSALEIDPGNAKALGLLALAEETRANNGGSSDAGETLGEAERAARAALKLDPDEPHARLAMIDIRAANLVWTQMEDRLEALRRSFPTNVHVLGSLTSFLQAAGRTSKSWTVNEQAAALAPTSPTPQWRRALRLWTAGRNEEALSLSERLLPLWPRHSLVWNARFMILAFTGRTGAAEAMLREAVGPAENAHPVRLAQWLPTLDAFADPSRERVARAREANVAAARLNPGQATYAAMALAQLGEIDASFAVINALLLSKGPLVAERPIVPRSFVANSPSWCRTQWLFMPPLARVRNDDRFAALCEEIGLSAYWRQRGVVPDTRLPEW
- a CDS encoding PEPxxWA-CTERM sorting domain-containing protein, producing the protein MRNLVRTVVAGILLGTGLPANADVLPFTGSVTGLSALVGADATCAPLQFRSVIDPSTTNGTSSLGDFTYGTSTCLSLGGGASFGTFIIDFGNDAFNGTFDGGSTPTDTVGISNTAWLFTILGGTGRFEGASGTFNGSGIADARTRPTHVSIDFIGNVNAPAVPEPTTWSLMLLGFGATGLAVRRQRKRLRQQFA
- a CDS encoding GFA family protein; the protein is MRNTCSSCGSFVFGGARASSDWDTIYAGSLDDSSLFEPQMAIFMKDRAPWAHVPDGRSVLRDTSGSRR
- a CDS encoding YMGG-like glycine zipper-containing protein; amino-acid sequence: MKSLVTIIGAGIICSGCVAGPNGANNAANRTVVGAAAGALLGGLAGGAAGNPSTGVVVGALAGGALGAAVNPNQVFRARDTRGYCYLVDEQGRPIYDQQGQLVYDYSKRC
- a CDS encoding TetR/AcrR family transcriptional regulator; its protein translation is MARVRTDEKRREIVKVASELFEQNGFDRTSMSMISDRLGGSKATLYGYFKSKDELFQAVVDYDVPEQSDRLMQEFFSGKDLKESFTKLGIAFLTRLLSPTPIANMRMMANRPEGSEISRTFYNETLRPAWGRLAERIEAMMDEGLLKRADPWVAAMQWKGLNEWDLLDRRLLGIDKEIDPAEIRKAATTAAEAFLILYAPDTPTRKAKRK
- a CDS encoding efflux transporter outer membrane subunit, translated to MNGFRAARPGRVALLLPVLMASACASVPNLGAKPAPHNASDYAAAASIASTDAAWPADGWWLRYGDPQLNRLMDEALLGSPDLEAAAARMRTAEGFAQRAGAALKPTVDAFAEPELAKQSQNQSIPASAIPNGWNSSGSLGLSFSLDLDLWGKNRAAFRAANADADAAKFELDEARLALTTGVAGTYADLASLYAQRDTLVSALDIRTQTAKLVSQRVNSGLDTNADLKQAVARVSQARADIEATDEAIELTKHALAALIGAGPDRGISIDRPAIGQLRAQGVPANASVDLVGRRPEIAAARSRVEAANDRIKEAKAAFYPNVNLSALIGLSSFGLGNVFSSGSGIGSVAPAVSLPLFHGGAFQGQYRGRRGQYDEAVALYDRQVIAALRETADAVTSQKKLVSRLANSRSALADFEEANRLARQRYEHGLSTYLDVLSAEEGVLGARLDVAQLETRAFTLDVQLIRALGGGFTAA
- a CDS encoding HlyD family secretion protein, coding for MHQPVTVEDAAPIVDAVRKKSRNKALLGVAGAIALLGAGAWTFMDNGHVSTDNAYVGADSAQVTPLVSAAVAEVPVVNTQVVRKGQILLRLDDSDARLAVAKAEAEYFKARRQFSQTAANSGSLAAQINARDADIGQARAQLASAEANFAKARVDLQRRSELASSGAVSGEELTTARNAFSTAEANLALAKAGIAQASATKGAARESWAANEALIADSTIDTSPEVAAAKAKLDQARLDLQRTVIRAPIDGVVTNRQVQVGQRISAGSPVMTIVPIGSVYVEANFKEGQLKRVMPGQNVELISDLYGDDVVYHGTVEGFSGGTGSAFALIPAQNATGNWTKVVQRLPVRIALDPKELAKHPLRVGLSMEAEIDVSGDE
- a CDS encoding DHA2 family efflux MFS transporter permease subunit, yielding MAAAETSATAMGKGTLVLACLVLAFTNFMVVLDTTIANVSVAHIAGGLGISSSEGTWVITSYAVAEAICVPLTGWLAKRFGTVRVFAVGMAGFGVFSMLCGMAWSLGSLVAFRIGQGLCGGPLMPISQTLLLRIFPKEKHAQATGIWAMTTIVAPILGPILGGTISDNWGWHWIFFINIPIAAICAFGAMVLLGKAETKVERTPIDTIGLVLLVLWVGALQLMLDLGREHDWFGSSFIVVLAVTAGIFFSFFMVWEMFEREPAVNLKVFRYRGFTVSVTALVFAYGTFFASLVVIPQWLQGALGYTATWAGYATAFNGVAAVMMAPVVAKLSTRVDERILVSFGILWLGATSMIRVLWWTSDADFWTVALPQLIQGAGMPFFFIPLTTLALGAVDEEEVASAAGVMNFLRTMSGAIATAIATTVWYDGAQGTRAELSGVLNGTEQTMQSLQAHGYTVEQSRQVVSNLVDGQATALATGSIFTTAAIVFAAAASIIWLAPRPKHPVAAGQAH